GTTGACAATAGGCATTACCAAACACAGTCGTACTGTATAAATATAACATGAACGTGGAAAAGCCTTGTAAATGTTGTTGCTGGGGCTACGTTGCTATGCATGGACTATGGAGTATCAAAATTGTAGGAAGCTCCCGAAAATGGGAAGTAGAACTATTTCGGATATATGATAGTATGTGGAGCATGTAGATTATTGTCTGTTTTTTTAGCAGATAATTCAAAAGGGTAATATCTCTACTGTAGAAACCAAAACTGTTTATCTTAGTCTCTATAGGCTTACTTATGGCTAGCCTTCTATATGTGCTGAAGGAACTTTATGAGGATAgtcaatgttctaaatatcagGATATAACAACGATATATCGCTGAGTTTTACAAAACGATAAGATAAGTTGATTATCAGTCAATTATATCAGTCAACCCGGATTAAACTTGattttggtgttttttttatatggcgttgttttgaaattttttttaaagaaaatgaaaaagtcGGCAATAACTTTGGATGATGAGAGAGTTTGATGAATGATCACCTCAATATACCTTTAGGCACCTTATTTTAGTACTAactaatatttatgtattttcattatcaaaacaattaaatgtttttattttctcaagtttatttattACAAATTAAAGAAGTGTTAATTTATCAAgtttatttaatatattttaaagtatatatttataaatatattaaatttaattaaaattttacaaatctgaaatattatgatatatctctgatatttttttttcttacaacCGATACGATCTCAATAAACGCTATTTATACCATTGGGGATAGTAAATTGAACTTGATGATTGGTTTTCATCCTTAATCACAGGGATAATTGATCCAAAATTTTCCTTCATATTTGATCACAGAAAATCGTTGAAAGGTATTTTTTTCAAGTTATAAAAGAAAGACTAATGCAGTAATGCTAATGAATCAACCAATCCAAGGCCGTGCTTGTAGTTTGTAGGACGACTAATACTGTTCTAAATTGTACAACTAAATGAACTAATCGAATATGCCTAAGCATGCAACTGTGGAGCACGGAGAAACAAAACCTTCAAAAACTTGTTGACGCAATTCCCAGTTCCCACATTAACAACTGAATAGGCTCGTAACCTATAGAGGAGATGGAGACAAAGAGGATAGTCTTAGGTAGATGCTCCTTGAAATCCCTTGACGCCGGTGTGACTATACAACCGAACTCCGATGAACTCTCTGGCTCCGGCATACTTTGGTCTAAGTTTTAAATTGAGAAATCATATGGTAACAAAAGAAATGGGTTACATATTTGCATTTAAAATTTTgtattgaaaaaaataatgGTTCAGAAGTCGTTCTCACAAATAGGCCCATGAGAAATGGGTTTAAAAGGCCCAATGCCTCTGACTATTTGATATTATCTCAATCCCACAAAACCCTAGATCACTAACCAAAAGTCTCCAAGAGAAACAAGAGCGGAGGAGGCGCAGCCAGAAAGAGAGAGTAGAGAGCCATGGCAGATAACAAGGCtgtgaccgtccgtaccaggAAGTTCATGACAAACCGTCTTCTCTCCAGGAAGCAATTCGTGAGTCCgctatcttcttctttctgtCTACTCTTTGTTTGCTTGATTGGATGCCTCATTTCCGATTCATATATTGAATACTAGATCTCGCACAGTATGGATTGTAGTTACCAGTTGATGCTCGCCAATCTAATTATGTTCGCTGTAATTCACAGGTCATCGATGTTTTGCATCCAGGAAGGCCTAACGTCTCCAAGGTttgttctctctctccccccgcATATGATTTTCGAATATCGCTCATAAGATATGTCAGGTCCCCTGTTTTGTTATTGTGGAAATTATAGGAACTGCTTTTAAGATATTGTGTGTTGTTCAGTTTTAACAGTTGAAAGCCATGCTTTTCTTGGGCTGAaccttattattattattattccaAATTGAAGCTTGCACCCTTTCAGTTTCCCCggtccttttttgtttttaagccTTCATGTGTACCGACATATTCATACTGTGTTTCTaatctctccttttcttcaagTTTTAGTAGATATGCATTGTGTGGCTTTACTTGATGTGTTTTGTTAATCATAATGAAGGCGGAGTTGAAGGAGAAACTAGCAAGGATGTACGAAGTGAAGGACACAAATGCCATCTTTGTTTTCAAGTTCCGTACTCATTTTGGAGGGGGTAAATCCACTGGTTTTGGTCTCATTTATGATTCGGTAGAGAATGCCAAGAAATTCGAGCCCAAGTACAGGCTGATCAGGGTAACTCTTCCATCTTGCCTTTTGTTCATTACATGTATGCTGCAATTTGTTTTCTGTCAACATCTACGATCAATTGGTAGTGTGGGTACAACACAATACAATGGCCGAATCAGCTTGTTAGtgtattttaattttctatcacCTTTTGTAACGACTTTTGGTAGCTCAATGATAGCATCAACTGTGTATTATTGTTGCTTCTGCGACACATATTTGGGTTATGGATCAAATCACTGATACCAAAGGCATcatttagttattttttttttcaaatctcTGATACCAAAGCatcaatatttggtttgatgtGAAATGCACATGGTTCTTAGGGCTTGCCTGATCTTTCAATCTGAGATATAATCTTCCTCCCCCTCATTATTTGTGGGCTATTCTGCAGAATGGATTGGACACTAAGGTGGCCAAATCTAGGAAGCAAATCAAGGAGAGGAAGAACAGAGCTAAGAAGATCCGTGGAATAAAGAAGGTAAGAAAcattgtttctgtttttgctGTTTAGCTGTTTAATTCTGGTTTTGAATATAGCAATTGGTAAAGCCAGGAGTTCAAAGTTCAAGCTTGCCAAGTATGATTGGCTTTACTGTTTTTCAGTAACATGTTATTGTTCTGATGTATATATGCTCTACTTGTTATTTGCAGACC
This genomic interval from Argentina anserina chromosome 1, drPotAnse1.1, whole genome shotgun sequence contains the following:
- the LOC126784826 gene encoding 40S ribosomal protein S24-1; this encodes MADNKAVTVRTRKFMTNRLLSRKQFVIDVLHPGRPNVSKAELKEKLARMYEVKDTNAIFVFKFRTHFGGGKSTGFGLIYDSVENAKKFEPKYRLIRNGLDTKVAKSRKQIKERKNRAKKIRGIKKTKAGDAAKKK